From the Solanum lycopersicum chromosome 10, SLM_r2.1 genome, one window contains:
- the TPS39 gene encoding linalool/nerolidol synthase — protein MEMTKVLISPSQYLSMHIISGNIIQNERSIQVSCKSSNKWAVQEDLLRATSTYNQDGFDSTKFGLLMKDVKYALRTQINNNNNLVLVDTLQRMGIEHHFQQEIQSILQKEYEQNTCFLKYQNHHDISLCFRLLRQEGYHVSADVFKKLKNNDDGTFGLNLNQDVNGLIGLYEASQLGVEGEYILDEIAKFSGDHLNACLVNSDEARIIKETLKYPYHKSLSRWKAKSFINNFKGINGWGKSTLQELANMDYSITKEIHQHELIQVSRWWSSLGLAEDLKLLRDQPLKWYTWPMTMLTDPKMSQQRIELAKCISFVYVVDDIFDVYGTIEELTLFTQAVNRWELCVMKDLPEYMRATYKALYDTINSIGYNIYKIYGQNPTQNLRNAWANLCNAFLKEAKWFASGELPTTDEYLKNGLVSSGVHVVLVHMFYLLGFGLNNQNSIYLEDSSAMASSVATILRLWDDLGSAKDENQEGNDGSYIECYMKGQKNASIELAREYVVKLIEDEWKQLNKKHFNLMNGSLGSYSKASLNLARMVPLMYNYDDKQSLHVLQEYINTMLYDV, from the exons atggaAATGACTAAAGTCTTGATTTCCCCTTCACAATATCTTTCTATGCATATTATTAGTGGCAATATTATCCAAAATGAAAGAAGTATTCAAGTTTCATGCAAAAGCTCTAATAAATGGGCTGTCCAAGAAGATCTTCTCAGAGCAACCTCCACGTACAATCAa GATGGATTTGACAGTACCAAATTTGGACTACTGATGAAGGATGTCAAGTATGCACTAAGgacacaaataaataataataataatcttgtTTTGGTGGATACACTTCAACGTATGGGAATTGAACACCATTTTCAACAAGAGATTCAATCAATTTTACAAAAGGAATATGAGCAAAACACTTGTTTTCTTAAGTATCAAAACCATCATGatatttcactttgttttaGACTTTTGAGACAAGAAGGTTACCACGTGTCAGCAG atgtatttaaaaaattgaagaacaatGATGATGGGACATTTGGATTAAACCTTAACCAAGATGTGAATGGATTAATTGGTTTATATGAAGCATCACAACTTGGTGTAGAAGGTGAATACATACTTGATGAAATTGCAAAATTTAGCGGTGATCACCTAAATGCATGTCTTGTAAATAGTGACGAAGCTAGAATTATTAAAGAAACATTAAAGTATCCGTATCACAAGAGTTTATCAAGATGGAAGGCTAAAAGCTTCATCAACAACTTTAAAGGAATTAATGGATGGGGAAAAAGCACCTTACAAGAATTGGCAAATATGGACTACTCCATAACAAAAGAGATACATCAACATGAATTGATTCAAGTTTCTag gtgGTGGAGTAGTCTTGGTTTAGCTGAAGATTTGAAGCTTTTGAGAGACCAACCATTAAAATGGTATACTTGGCCAATGACAATGCTTACTGATCCAAAAATGTCACAACAAAGAATTGAGTTAGCAAAATGCATCTCTTTTGTTTATGTCGTTGATGATATCTTTGATGTTTATGGAACTATCGAAGAATTAACCCTCTTCACTCAAGCTGTTAATAG GTGGGAATTATGTGTCATGAAGGACTTACCAGAGTATATGAGAGCAACTTATAAGGCTCTTTATGATACCATTAATTCAATTGGCTACAATATCTACAAAATTTATGGACAAAACCCCACTCAAAATTTGCGGAATGCG tGGGCAAATTTATGCAACGCATTTCTAAAAGAAGCAAAATGGTTTGCCTCTGGAGAGTTACCAACAACAGATGAGTACTTAAAGAATGGACTTGTTAGTTCTGGAGTTCATGTGGTCTTAGTTCACATGTTCTATCTCTTAGGTTTTGGTCTTAACAatcaaaactctatttatttggAGGATTCATCAGCCATGGCTTCCTCCGTGGCTACGATCCTTCGCCTTTGGGATGATCTTGGAAGTGCAAAG GATGAAAATCAAGAAGGAAATGATGGTTCATATATAGAATGTTACATGAAGGGACAAAAAAATGCCTCTATTGAATTGGCAAGAGAGTATGTGGTTAAGCTAATTGAAGATGAATGGAAACAACTTAATAAgaaacattttaatttgatgaatGGATCTTTAGGATCATATTCAAAAGCTTCTCTTAACCTTGCAAGAATGGTTCCTCTTATGTACAATTATGATGATAAACAATCTCTCCATGTCCTCCAAGAGTACATCAACACTATGTTGTATGATGTATGA